The DNA region cgagcctctagacatagttcacttatacatagaaagggccgaatactgccgtgcccgaatagaCATAcccaaaatagtaccgctggagtgaggctccgaaataaCTGGAGCACTATAGAGTACTGCTGGTAAGCTCCtaaagatcaagtccacctgtctgctgacctgcgtggcatgaaacgcagcgtccacaagaagggacgtcagcacgaatagtgtaccgagtatgtaaggcatggaaaataatgcaagcagtaacatagagtacgattaatagtatcacggagtcacagggcatataacgaggcaaggaagtaacctgtacataggaaggccccctttcaggccggctgtcatgtaggcttgtcctttcgtctttgaaacgtttcttttcataagcataggaattaacatttatatattacttattctcgtgtacagaaaacagtacatttctataacggtaccttttgctcacatttacagacgccgaatacaatcggctctccccccccccccccccccccacggtgtccctcattctcgtatacagaaaacagtacaattcagtaaacagtatgttttattcacatttacagacgccgaatacaatcggctctcccaaccccttccccaacggtgtcccatcatatcatatcatacatataccatacattatatatatacagacgccgcgtacggctctcccatatcccgcgtccgggcatcccgcgtccagcatggaatccagctgaatcaggtggtgatataacagtggcccttccccttttcccatacacatatacacatacatttgcttatctgttatacatatacacgtctcatatataattacttatcttatttatatatacatatccatacacatatacctgtttattatacatatatcatataagcacacaagagccaaggaaaatcatatatccatcggagtgacgtaaggtcggtgacctccgattacgttatggaatgctagttataactttgtctcacctctaaggaacaagtattttaaggcgagactatcaacggagaatagagTTACAGTAACCGCGGAATGAAATCGGGGACATTATGGATGACAGTTATAGGccttggagtcttagaaaataaagttataactaggaaatataaatacgatttagaaattagtctatcaatttcatattcatattggatacttattttagaaatctcagtcataggatcgttccggtcgtacttatcatgagcacattctcttgtctaacattgtcgttatcattatccccaTTGAAACATTCTCGGAAGAGTAGTCATAGAacttatcattcggtaaggaGATCGGGATCAAAAATCCCCTTTGGACTCACTTCGAGTAAATTAACCaggattataggaaaatccgggggtaacgggcccacctcgggccggatgaggtagcgtgtacgaTTTACGCATGTCACGTGTCACAGCGTTGCTTGTGAGGGTCTtggggtaatcgggtcccatttatacacgttataggggtctaggaggtcttgtCATCATTTGGcacctttctagttcaattctagtgAGTAAaaagtagaaaactttaggtgcgggttccggggaatagggttgtccccgaggctcgtacccgacttagtacaactaagacatgccatagaaagaagggtgaagccttacatacctctttccgctccttttgctatcccaaattcacgtcacaatctcgtcgaaatctgcgaattggtcatttttaccaaaactttcattagtatactttgagttaaaatcttaaggaaacactttgctaccgaaatttcggcagcatttcctctataagtgtaccaatcccgagaataaggctcggccccaaatcaacaacaaccatccgggaatgtaacccggccaaaccaacaatgatattaacaacgccaataagaggttcaaagctcattctaacattaataactctttaTTATACCATTCAACGCTATTTCGTTTTCAttcaatcaaccgcatacgatcgaccCAACACCCACGCtcatacgttcaagtaccaacATAAACCATTTGAACAAGATTCAAAAATGCCTCAGTCAAACCACAAAATAGtcaaacaattcaaacaacgcaccatagaatccaaaatcttccaacttccataggaaccatcacaacacatttctttctccaaaatttcacaatctataccaacaaaccacacttttaCCACATTGTTATCAAAATTACAAGAACTATATTTGgctcacattagtttccacaacaaaccataaactactataatctcaactctgaatcattaaacttctttttgcgttataaaatccacaacgacacaactaatatactaaataaaattaattcatcctttctTCAATAAACAACATCACACACGGCCTCAACACTACATACACATTTTCATGCATTCCATCCATTCCTccattctacaacatatacaaatcacccaaaacacaaacaacaatcacaatactaaataaaacaattgaatcattgcCTTGCAACTatccatacacacggccacacatcaacacacacatatttcacaaatttcactcatttttacatactacaacacttcaacaacattcataacacaaaaaagagggttagttctttaccttcattcttcaacttttccACTTGGTTAAagctcataaaccatccatataagTGTTCTACTTCttccaacaactccaccatgttaaCAAGCACCTTCCACTTAGCAAGAAAACCAAAATAAAATGATCCTCGATGAACAAAAtagaggggctggtttcggccagcccctagaCGAACCCTCACCCtatgtttttttgttttctcttcttttgtcaTGTCTTGAATTAATTaggcacttatatatatatacatataattcaaGCATGTGAGGAGCACATGCCCCCCTCTCTAGAAGATtctttaattttcttgaaattttccttgaattaaaagatgaatcaAGTCTTGCCATGTGCACTTTGACCCCTATGTTCTCCAAAACATGGCCAATGTGGCCCTTTGAAacttcatgaatttttttgtgaaattcccatttcgtccctcgacttttctcaatatgaccattttacccctaaccttccacattgtttctattgatcattttgcaatttctattcttgcccttagcctctcacaatattttcatactaataatggtcataaatagtattcttaacgacttgtgcaTTAATGTAATATTTGAAAAGGTTTTCGTCCTTGACTTTCCGCGACAACTTTGAAATATTCAAACGTTCAAAATGCGGGCCATAACACAAGTGCAGCAAGTGTGTCCCGATTCTACTTGTCTTGCAGCACAAACAGTACATGAGCAAGTCTTGTTGGATTCCACCACTCCTGAATCACGAGAAGCACAAGAACAAGTGCAACAAACCTTACAACTTTCCAGCATTCCTGCATTACAAGCAGTTAATGAACAAATCCAACAAGATCCACATGATTCTACTAATCTTGAAGCAAATGACCAATCTGGCGAAGGAGGCAAGATTTTACAGATTTGAACTACATGCACTTGAAATTAGAATTAGTCTTTAGCTTATAAAATCTGATAGTTGTATTGTCTGGATTTAGTTTTAGAATTAATTTTTATCTTACTAAAAATAGTTCATAAGCAAGCAGGCTCATGTTCTAAAATTACTAAATTTGAAATAGGTCCGGACCAATTGTCTGCATAACTATAAACTGTTTGGTTTATATTATTACAGGCCCTTCcactcaaaaaagaaaaagaggtgGAACACAAATGCAAAGTGTACATGGACGGAGTGAGCGCAAACTGATCGTGCTAAATGAGTTGCACCAACCCATTGGTCCTACTGAAGCAATTGTGAAAGAGTTGGGTAGCTTCCTCGGCACATTGGCAAGGAATGGGACCTTCTGTCCTCTGAATGTGTTTAAATGGAAGAAATTGAAGACACATGATGATATGTGGAACTATACCATGGTTTGAATTTCTCAATGTTCCAATTTTTACTTGAAAATATTTCAGATTTTTTGCACTAACCCAATTGCACCAAATTGTAGGAGAAATATGACATTCCTAAAGTTGCGAAAGAATGGGCTTTGCGAACAATTCAACTTGCTTGGAGAAAGTATAAGAATGGGTTGAAGAAGAAACACTACTATCGCTATGCCAATGACGAAATTCGAATGGCAAAAAGGCCTAAAGAAATTTCAGAATCTCAATTTAAGGCTCTCCTCGAATATTGGAACTCCGATGCGGCTCAAGTAAGATATAAATCATAGACAACTTTCTTTTCTTTAAATTAGTGCCTTATTCAAAAGCAAAAaatatctgattttttttttgtgatttttgttGTAATGGCAACATAAGCTAAATGATAACATCATCTATAGATCTTACCGTTGATATAATTATGTAAAGTTATACACAAAAGGAATCGCGCATAGCTTGTGGATGATGTGAAGATATGTTATGACAACTTTCAGCTGTTTCGATAAGTTGTTGAGAGTAGCAGGTGTCTCCTTGAAAAAAGTATTGAGTATGCCATCTTAGTGTATTAATTCTCATTAGATATATGGGGTTATAGCATTTTGTTGATTTGTTGAAAATGGGAATTAGATTGCTGTTTCATGGGGAATTTTTGTGATTTTGGTTGTAATGGCCACATAAGCTAAATGATAACATCATCTATATTTCTCTTTTTGGttctttatttgtttattttgttTCATATTTAAGTATTGGTGACAAACTCCTTCCACCTTGTCTTTCCTTTTCATGCCTTACTTTTATTTTGGTCGTCTAAATGTAAGGCACTCATAATCTGCCCTTCATCTATATAACTTTTGGCTTCTATTATTTCACTAACTCATATTTTTGCAGGACATGTCCAGAAAAAATACAGAGAATCGAAAAAAGTTGAGGTATCCACACACTGTTGGCAAAACAAGTTTTGCTATAATCCGCGAGGTTTGGTGTTTTATTGGATTGTTCATTTACTATGAACTTGTTGACTTTACTTGGGAAGatttttatgctatcttttatCTAActagaaaaaaaagaaggaaaatccTGAAGCTTTGTCTAGTAAGGAGTTTTTTGTGGCTACTAGAAGAAGGAAACCAGGCCGAGTATACAAGGACTCATATGAAGATACGGCTAGCAAAATAGTTTGAAATTTTCTATTTAAAGGTTTATCGATATCATTTGCTTGTTCTTAAATATTGAATTAGTTTTATTTACTTGAGCCCCCTTCTCTTCAATCTGATTTGTAGGCTGAAATGGAGAGAATAGAAACTCAAGAAAGTGAAGATGGCAGTCAATCAGTTGACGCATATGTATCAGTAATGGGACCTGATCATCCAGGTCGAGTAAGATTGTATGGACGTGGGGTTACCAAGACTCTCTTGAAACAGAAAGCGGCGGATACTGGACTCTCTTCAAATGTTACTGATGAAATGGAGAAAATAATGGAGGAGATAGAAGAGATGATGCAACAAAGAATGCAGGAAAAATTCAACGCGCAAAAGGATACCATGGAACAAGATATTACAATGAAAGTCATTGCAAAAATTCAGCAGCTAAATCCAGAATTCCGACTTGATCCTAATATGTTAAGGTTCAGTGTTCGCTCACCCGGGGAAGCTTCCTCTACACCTGGTAACAATCAAGGTCAGACTTATTCTGATCTCTTTCTTGCCTAAACTTAGTGAAATCTTATGCTTGCTTGTTTTTTTGATTTTCTTATGCTAGCTGATTTTTTCTTGCTGACATTACTGAAAAGTAGACTTTTtcctgaaaagaaaaaggaatcaaAGTTTGCTTGGATGATTATTTATATTTCTCTATATGTCTTTTACTGTTCAGTTTTTTCTTGTTCAATTCATGAGTTTGTATGTGTTTGGATTGTTGAAAGGCAAACTGAAAAAGGGTAGCAagtctttttttttgggggggcaAGTAAAACATTTTATTACCATGGATAATATTTACAAACAAACTAGACCCTCTAGAACTGGACAGCCCCAATTTTAGCCTCAACTAAACACCAACAAACAACTACTACCTTTCGAATCAAACACTACCAACATATAACACCTATACTGTGTAGGAAGCTAAGGATAAAAATTGAGAGTGACCATCATTCTAGCCAGCCTAGGAAAGGTATTTACTCGACATAAAACATCCTAGATAATTATCCTCACAACTTGGTCACCAAGAATTCTAAAAGACTTTGTTGTTTCTGTTTTCCCATATGTAGGGGACAGTGGCAGCCATTGCCATCCTATATATCTTTGCCTTAGAGCTTTTGTTTATAGCAAAGTTCACAGCACATTGTAGTTCATCATGCCATCTCATTGCCTGTCTAGTATAACCTTGCAATTTAAGAATTTTGCACCAGATATAAGAAGAGAtaggacattaaaaaaaaaatgttgaatgGATTCCTCAGTAGCTTCACACATTAGACATGTTTGGTCATTGATCATGCCTCACTTTAGCAATCTATTACTAGTATAAAGCTTGCCTTGGATTATGAGATAGAGCACAAATACCCATCTAGGATAACCAGCATTGCTGCGGGTCATTTTCCTCCACCAAACCCTTGGTAAGTCACCCCTTAGCATGTTGTATCTATGCCTTATAGAGTATAGGGTAGCAAATTCTTAAAGCTAAAAGCTGGGGATAATCTTGCAAAGAACATTACTAGTCTTTAACTTGCTGCAACTTGTTTGCCATATTTTAACTTGAATTAAACTAATTTATTCTAGCTTTTATAACATCACATCTCAACCAACAGAACCTCTTTTTTTAAGTGGACATGGTAAATCTATCATGCTTGGTTTAATAGAAACATCCTTTCTGGTGATAAATCCTAGTTCATCTTATTTGCCGACCATTTCTAGAATAAGATGACAgtcttatgacttgattaagGTTGGCTAATTTCTAGCATTGGCTTCACTTTACCACCTCAGTTTATGATGCAAACTTAGCTCAGATAAGCTATTTGCTCCATTTTATCAAAGTCATTAAGGTCTTGGGTTCAAAATTCCACTTTTCCATACAAATATTTAAAACCTGGGGCTTAAGGgttatattgaaaaaaaaaaggaaaaaaataacagATCTTTTCTATCAAAAATGCTAAATTACTGGAGGAAACAGATCTAGCCTAATTAGAATGATAAAGTGAACTTGTCTAACTACAAAAATCCATACATTCCAGTAGGTGGTGGAAATAGAATTACATCAACTGTTCTAAATAATAAGCTAGTTTTTGACCAATCTTGCTAATAAAATTGTTTATTTGAAGTGCAATTTTTCTGTTAATGTGCTGGACCTGCTGAAATTTTGTATGTGTCCCAAGTCTGGTCCCTTTGGTGCACAAATTGGTAGCAATGCAAAAAACCAGCAATAGGGCTGAACTGCTACCAGTTGCTGCAGTCTTTCTTTGGAAAAACTAGCAGGAATTTTGAATGTATGGCCTTGTCTTGTGTCCTTGTATGTTGTCTCTGGTATATTTTGCGTTGTTGTCGAGACCTGTTGAGGTGAAATACCAATAATACAAAgttatacatgcttctgataccaTCACAACAGCCATCCACCAACAACCACCTTATTTGCACAAGCTGCCCAGCCTACTATTCTGAATAATAAACCAGTTTTTGACCAATCTTGCTAAGAAAATTGTTTCTTTGAAGTGCAATTTTGCTGTTAATTTGCTGCACCTGCTGAAATTTCGTATGTGTCCCAAGTCTGGTCCCTTTGGTGCACAAATATGCAGCAATGCAAAAAACCAGCAATAGTGCTGAACTGCTACCGGTTGCTGCAGTCTTTTCTTTGAAAAAACCAGTAGGAgtcttgcatgcatggccttgtCTTGTGTCCTTGTATGTTTTCTCTGGTATATCTTGCATTTTTGTCCGGACCTCTTGCGGTGCAATAGCAATAATACAAAGTTATACACGCTTTTGATACCATCACAACAGCCATCCATCAACAACCACCTTATTTGCACAAGCTGTCCAGCCTTTGTGCAACTAATTAAGTAGCATACTATGATGTACCTCTTCATATCCCATTAGACTAGGATCAT from Lycium barbarum isolate Lr01 chromosome 10, ASM1917538v2, whole genome shotgun sequence includes:
- the LOC132613081 gene encoding uncharacterized protein LOC132613081, whose product is MRAITQVQQVCPDSTCLAAQTVHEQVLLDSTTPESREAQEQVQQTLQLSSIPALQAVNEQIQQDPHDSTNLEANDQSGEGGPSTQKRKRGGTQMQSVHGRSERKLIVLNELHQPIGPTEAIVKELGSFLGTLARNGTFCPLNVFKWKKLKTHDDMWNYTMEKYDIPKVAKEWALRTIQLAWRKYKNGLKKKHYYRYANDEIRMAKRPKEISESQFKALLEYWNSDAAQDMSRKNTENRKKLRYPHTVGKTSFAIIREKKKKENPEALSSKEFFVATRRRKPGRVYKDSYEDTASKIAEMERIETQESEDGSQSVDAYVSVMGPDHPGRVRLYGRGVTKTLLKQKAADTGLSSNVTDEMEKIMEEIEEMMQQRMQEKFNAQKDTMEQDITMKVIAKIQQLNPEFRLDPNMLRFSVRSPGEASSTPGNNQADFFLLTLLKSRLFPEKKKESKKLRIKIESDHHSSQPRKGDSGSHCHPIYLCLRAFVYSKVHSTL